One window of the Parasphingopyxis algicola genome contains the following:
- a CDS encoding arginyltransferase encodes MSAPFRFPRFFVTAPSPCPYLPGKTERKVFTELRGPHAAELNEALGRIGFRRSQSVAYRPSCAGCQACISVRVVATEFRPNATQRRLMRRHSDLEVSACEAWTTEEQFSLLRRYLSVRHPDGGMHDMDEMDFADMVEQTPVDTYMIEYREPGVGGKPGRLVGACLTDRQSDGLSMIYSFFDPDHPERNGLGNYIILDHIVHAAKASLPYVYLGYWVEGAPRMRYKVRYRPLEKLTPKGWVPFEQETVPGAAVSKILAGAK; translated from the coding sequence GTGAGTGCACCATTCCGGTTCCCCAGATTTTTTGTAACGGCACCGAGCCCCTGTCCCTATCTGCCGGGCAAGACCGAGCGGAAAGTGTTCACCGAGTTGCGCGGGCCGCACGCGGCGGAGCTGAACGAGGCGCTGGGCCGGATCGGGTTCCGTCGGAGCCAGTCGGTCGCCTATCGGCCGAGCTGCGCGGGCTGCCAGGCCTGTATCTCGGTTCGCGTCGTCGCCACCGAATTCCGCCCCAACGCGACGCAGCGCCGGCTCATGCGCCGGCACAGCGATCTCGAGGTCAGCGCCTGCGAAGCCTGGACCACCGAAGAACAATTCTCGCTGCTGCGCCGCTATCTGAGCGTCCGCCACCCGGATGGCGGAATGCACGACATGGACGAGATGGATTTCGCCGACATGGTCGAGCAGACGCCCGTCGACACCTATATGATCGAATATCGCGAGCCGGGCGTCGGCGGAAAGCCGGGGCGGCTCGTCGGCGCCTGCCTCACCGACCGCCAGTCGGACGGCCTGTCGATGATCTACAGCTTCTTCGATCCCGACCATCCCGAGCGCAACGGGCTCGGCAACTACATCATCCTCGATCATATCGTGCACGCCGCCAAGGCAAGCCTGCCCTATGTCTATCTCGGCTATTGGGTCGAGGGCGCGCCGCGCATGCGCTACAAGGTGCGGTATCGCCCGCTCGAGAAGCTGACGCCAAAGGGCTGGGTGCCGTTCGAGCAGGAAACGGTTCCAGGGGCGGCCGTCAGCAAGATACTGGCCGGCGCCAAATAG
- a CDS encoding peptidase produces the protein MTYCLGMLLKDGLVMIADTRTNAGVDNISSYKKLHILEQSDDRTIIACTAGNLSVTQSAFALLKEGLEEDDDSDGPRFLSDMPNMHRAAGLVGEALHIARDAIKDTAGEDSQYSFSGSMILGGRFKGRPLRLFHVYKEGNFISCQPDRPFMQIGETKYGKPILDRALEYETPLDDAVKTGLVSFDSTMRSNLSVGRPLDLAILPADDSKPVHFRRIEETDDYFNMLSSKWAFALAEARAAIPMPPFMESAD, from the coding sequence ATGACCTATTGCCTCGGAATGCTGTTGAAAGACGGGCTGGTGATGATCGCCGACACCCGCACCAATGCGGGCGTCGACAATATCTCGTCCTACAAGAAGCTCCATATCCTCGAGCAGAGCGACGACCGGACGATCATCGCCTGCACGGCCGGCAACCTGTCGGTCACGCAGTCCGCCTTCGCATTGCTGAAGGAAGGGCTGGAGGAGGATGACGACAGCGACGGTCCGCGCTTCCTGTCCGACATGCCCAACATGCATCGTGCCGCCGGGCTCGTCGGCGAGGCGCTCCACATCGCGCGCGACGCGATCAAGGATACCGCCGGCGAGGACAGCCAGTACAGCTTTTCCGGATCGATGATCCTGGGCGGCCGGTTCAAGGGACGGCCGCTGCGGCTCTTCCATGTCTACAAGGAAGGCAATTTCATCAGCTGCCAGCCCGACCGGCCGTTCATGCAGATCGGCGAGACCAAATATGGCAAGCCGATCCTCGATCGCGCGCTCGAATATGAAACGCCGCTCGACGATGCGGTGAAGACCGGGCTCGTCTCGTTCGATTCCACGATGCGGTCCAATCTCAGCGTCGGCCGCCCGCTCGATCTCGCCATCCTGCCGGCCGACGATAGCAAGCCGGTGCATTTTCGCCGGATCGAGGAAACCGACGACTATTTCAACATGCTGTCGTCGAAATGGGCTTTCGCGCTCGCCGAGGCCCGCGCCGCGATCCCGATGCCGCCTTTCATGGAAAGCGCCGACTAG
- a CDS encoding transglutaminase family protein, translating into MRLCIDHRTDYTFSEPQRRLVQLLRVTPVNFAAQHVVSWHIDVDCDARLRGHRDGFGNRITMLYIDGPIEKVALRVSGEVLTDDRSGMIEDASETLPAKAFLRPTNLSRADEAIRTFATDVAAAKQDPLERMHLLMSRLLDQIRFEPTLDAVERDAATAFAANKGVCQDHAHIFCAAARAMGIPARYISGHLFRRDGAEQQEASHAWAEACLPSIGWTGFDPANGISPDDAYVRVACGLDYRDAAPVAGRRMGGGDEALAVDVRVTQARDQTQN; encoded by the coding sequence ATGCGGCTTTGCATCGACCATCGCACCGACTACACGTTCAGCGAACCGCAGCGTCGGCTCGTCCAGCTGTTGCGCGTTACGCCGGTCAATTTCGCGGCCCAGCATGTCGTGAGCTGGCATATCGATGTCGATTGCGACGCCCGGCTCCGCGGCCATCGGGACGGCTTCGGCAACCGGATAACCATGCTCTATATTGACGGGCCGATCGAGAAGGTCGCGCTGCGCGTGTCCGGCGAAGTGCTGACCGACGACCGTTCGGGGATGATCGAGGACGCGTCGGAGACCCTACCCGCAAAGGCCTTTCTCCGGCCAACGAATCTCAGTCGCGCGGACGAGGCGATCCGCACGTTCGCCACCGATGTCGCGGCCGCGAAACAGGATCCGCTCGAACGGATGCACCTGCTGATGAGCCGGCTGCTCGACCAGATCCGCTTCGAACCGACCCTGGATGCCGTCGAACGCGATGCCGCGACCGCCTTCGCCGCGAACAAGGGCGTGTGCCAGGATCACGCCCATATCTTCTGCGCCGCGGCGCGCGCGATGGGCATCCCGGCCCGCTATATTTCGGGCCATCTGTTCCGCCGCGACGGCGCCGAACAGCAGGAAGCGAGCCATGCCTGGGCGGAGGCGTGTCTGCCCTCGATCGGCTGGACCGGCTTCGATCCGGCGAACGGGATCAGCCCCGACGACGCCTATGTCCGCGTCGCATGCGGCCTCGACTATCGCGACGCGGCGCCGGTGGCCGGCCGCCGGATGGGCGGCGGCGACGAAGCGCTCGCCGTCGACGTAAGGGTGACCCAGGCGCGGGACCAGACGCAAAACTAG
- a CDS encoding alpha-E domain-containing protein translates to MLARTASYLYWIGRYMERAEFTARLIEATLRLDALSARPAGEGAWSSALSVAAAKHDFEQTGESPTPSNVANFLTFSKDNPNSIRNCLYTARMNARAVRTALTREGWESINRAWLGIDGRSAVGSAQGTINLLEALIAENRGFEGALHRMLRQESYHFLMLGESIERTDNTARLIDVKYHIILPEGEEVGGLVDRDQWGTILQTVSANTAFRWLYRDGLSSRRVVEMLILRRELPRSIAATVDETAALLTELGRLTGYQGEADRMARLRQQRINATGIREIITGGLHEYLQAFIEENRLLSQAISRQFRFD, encoded by the coding sequence ATGCTCGCGCGCACCGCCTCCTATCTCTACTGGATCGGCCGCTATATGGAGCGGGCCGAATTCACCGCGCGGCTGATCGAAGCGACGCTCCGGCTCGACGCGCTCTCCGCCCGGCCCGCCGGCGAAGGCGCCTGGTCGAGCGCGCTCTCGGTCGCCGCGGCGAAGCATGATTTCGAACAGACCGGCGAATCCCCGACGCCGAGCAATGTCGCCAACTTCCTCACCTTCTCCAAGGACAATCCCAATTCGATCCGTAACTGCCTTTATACGGCGCGGATGAATGCGCGGGCCGTCCGCACCGCGCTGACCCGCGAAGGCTGGGAGTCGATCAATCGCGCCTGGCTCGGCATCGACGGGCGCAGCGCGGTCGGCAGCGCGCAGGGCACGATCAACCTGCTCGAGGCGCTGATCGCGGAAAATCGCGGTTTCGAAGGCGCGCTGCATCGCATGTTGCGGCAGGAGAGCTATCATTTTCTGATGCTCGGCGAGAGCATCGAGCGCACCGACAACACCGCGCGCCTCATCGACGTCAAATATCATATCATCCTGCCGGAGGGCGAAGAGGTGGGCGGACTTGTCGACCGCGACCAATGGGGGACCATCCTCCAGACGGTTTCGGCCAATACCGCTTTTCGCTGGCTCTATCGGGACGGCCTGTCATCCCGCCGAGTCGTCGAGATGCTGATTCTCAGACGCGAACTGCCGCGCTCGATCGCGGCGACGGTCGACGAGACCGCCGCGCTGCTGACCGAACTCGGGCGGCTCACCGGCTATCAGGGGGAAGCCGACCGCATGGCGCGGTTGCGCCAGCAACGGATCAATGCGACCGGGATCCGGGAAATCATCACGGGCGGTCTGCACGAATATCTCCAGGCCTTTATCGAGGAAAACCGCTTGCTCAGCCAGGCCATCTCCAGACAGTTCCGGTTCGACTAG